In Topomyia yanbarensis strain Yona2022 chromosome 2, ASM3024719v1, whole genome shotgun sequence, one DNA window encodes the following:
- the LOC131681423 gene encoding keratin-associated protein 19-2 isoform X1, with protein MKSFIALFVILAIAAVYGAEEAKTTEKRGIYGGLGYGYGGYGGGYGGLGHGYYGGLGSFGAGYHGLSGYHGGYYGGYPAGGAGYLGHGGYYGGFGGYPYGGFGYGLH; from the exons ATGAAGTCCTTC ATTGCTCTATTCGTCATCCTCGCCATTGCCGCTGTCTATGGAGCTGAAGAGGCCAAGACTACTGAGAAGCGCGGAATTTACGGAGGCCTAGGCTACGGTTATGGAGGCTATGGCGGAGGTTATGGTGGTTTAGGCCATGGATACTACGGCGGACTGGGTAGTTTCGGAGCAGGCTACCACGGGCTGTCCGGTTACCACGGTGGATACTACGGTGGTTACCCAG CAGGTGGCGCCGGATACCTCGGCCATGGCGGTTACTATGGCGGTTTCGGAGGATACCCATACGGCGGTTTCGGATACGGACTGCACTAA
- the LOC131681423 gene encoding keratin-associated protein 19-2 isoform X2 encodes MKSFIALFVILAIAAVYGAEEAKTTEKRGIYGGLGYGYGGYGGGYGGLGHGYYGGLGSFGAGYHGLSGYHGGYYGGYPGGAGYLGHGGYYGGFGGYPYGGFGYGLH; translated from the exons ATGAAGTCCTTC ATTGCTCTATTCGTCATCCTCGCCATTGCCGCTGTCTATGGAGCTGAAGAGGCCAAGACTACTGAGAAGCGCGGAATTTACGGAGGCCTAGGCTACGGTTATGGAGGCTATGGCGGAGGTTATGGTGGTTTAGGCCATGGATACTACGGCGGACTGGGTAGTTTCGGAGCAGGCTACCACGGGCTGTCCGGTTACCACGGTGGATACTACGGTGGTTACCCAG GTGGCGCCGGATACCTCGGCCATGGCGGTTACTATGGCGGTTTCGGAGGATACCCATACGGCGGTTTCGGATACGGACTGCACTAA
- the LOC131683398 gene encoding uncharacterized protein LOC131683398: MGISKNLKVCLVLCCVVVSISADKKKRGLYHGLSGYTIPLGVGGYRSYHSSSYAKLPGFYKGYGGHGGVLPPGYALFPGSASVASYHRNFPKIPTVYTPSYLPPLGAPSTVLRPVTNFAPVAPVAPAYPVAPQIPAAQVPTYFPVANPQHTSFFATYPQKPFIPVAVPALEKPKVPLFVQKPLYTSFTNVIPTGVLPTGVYNPAVGISNVSPTFVGVPIAGPTASTPTVSTATVTQTGQQPWRPVVLHHPTPTPITTTAYKPSLNLLPPYTLSTNGQEQIYISSTPAPHIHDSQQQQQHQQTLLDLEQASLHHQSQDDGNGAFNGQPYDVASNHDRYSGPSSYDVDITHNGYQKK; the protein is encoded by the exons ATGGGTATTTCAAAAAACTTGAAAGTGTGTTTAGTGCTTTGTTGTGTTGTCGTGAGCATATCTGCAGATAAGAAGAAACGAGGACTCTACCATGGTTTGTCGGGGTACACGATACCCTTAGGAGTCGGCGGCTATCGGTCGTACCATTCTAGCTCTTATGCAAAACTGCCAGGATTCTATAAAGGATACGGAGGACATGGAGGAGTTCTGCCCCCGGGCTACGCTTTGTTTCCAGGAAGTGCGTCGGTAGCCTCGTATCATCGGAATTTCCCGAAAATTCCGACAGTCTATACTCCATCATACCTTCCACCGCTTGGAGCTCCTTCAACAGTTCTACGGCCTGTTACCAACTTTGCACCGGTGGCTCCAGTAGCCCCAGCATATCCTGTGGCACCACAAATTCCTGCCGCTCAAGTTCCTACATACTTTCCCGTAGCAAATCCACAGCATACATCATTCTTCGCAACATACCCTCAGAAACCTTTTATCCCTGTTGCGGTGCCCGCTTTAGAGAAACCCAAAGTGCCACTGTTTGTGCAGAAGCCACTGTATACCTCCTTCACAAATGTTATCCCGACAGGAGTGCTTCCTACTGGAGTTTATAACCCAGCAGTGGGTATATCCAACGTATCGCCAACATTTGTGGGAGTCCCAATTGCTGGTCCAACCGCCAGTACACCAACTGTATCAACGGCAACCGTAACTCAAACCGGGCAGCAACCGTGGCGCCCCGTTGTACTGCACCATCCAACTCCAACACCTATTACGACGACAGCCTACAAACCTTCCCTAAATCTGTTGCCTCCATACACTCTTTCAACCAACGGGCAGGAACAGATTTACATCAGCAGTACACCTGCGCCACACATACACGATAGccaacaacagcaacagcatcAGCAGACTTTGCTGGATCTGGAACAAG CATCCCTTCATCACCAAAGCCAAGACGATGGGAATGGAGCGTTCAACGGACAACCGTACGACGTAGCTTCGAATCACGACCGGTACAGTGGTCCATCCAGTTATGATGTTGATATCACTCACAATGGATATCAGAAAAAGTAA